In Schizosaccharomyces osmophilus chromosome 2, complete sequence, the following proteins share a genomic window:
- a CDS encoding serine/threonine protein phosphatase PP1 regulatory subunit produces MELPFNTDYSGSHTITANEVPYQVPEEGQVEEHVLRLEPESRGRRVRWANNTVDNENMDKKKSKVCCIYHKAKKFDESSSESDSDSDSSSCSRNAYERA; encoded by the exons ATGGAATTACCTTTTAACACCGATTATTCTGGATCTCACACGATAACTGCGAACGAGGTGCCGTACCAAGTTCCTGAGGAAGGACAAGTGGAAGAACATGTTTTACGGCTGGAGCCTGAGTCTCGAGGCAGACGTGTAAGGTGGGCGAATAATACTGTCGACAATGAGAATATggacaagaaaaaatcaaaag TGTGCTGCATTTATCACAAGGCTAAAAAGTTTGATGAAAGCTCATCAGAATCCGACAGCGACTCGGATTCTTCCAGCTGTAGCCGGAATGCTTATGAGCGTGCGTGA
- the tif212 gene encoding translation initiation factor eIF2 beta subunit, whose translation MSDKEPVIDQVGLNGTLPEKKKKTKKSVAFDDEVNSPDQRESSPADDSSDDKQEGDGEDAKGLTEPVAEGEVDELKDMFASMKKKKKSKKSSGDTEGEKDEEVINDNGELDFSSMKKKKKKKKTTDLSAFEKELEASSTGDGVDASKQTFDSENMGEHAWLKSDRDYYYPELLNRFFNLLRTNNPELAGEKRKYTIVPPSVHREGKKTIFANINDIAKRMHRSLDHVIQFLFAELGTSGSIDGSSRLIIKGRFQQKQMENVLRRYIVEYVTCKTCKSPDTILTKENRIFFMTCEACGSVRSVQAIKTGYQAQIGRRKHVG comes from the exons ATGTCTGACAAAGAACCCGTAATTGACCAG GTTGGTCTTAACGGCACTCTTCctgaaaaaaagaaaaaaacgaaaaagtcGGTCGCCTTTGATGATGAAGTGAATTCTCCAGATCAAAGGGAATCTTCTCCCGCTGACGATTCCTCTGATGATAAACAGGAAGGCGATGGCGAAGATGCTAAAGGGTTGACTGAGCCTGTCGCTGAGGGCGAAGTTGATGAGTTAAAGGACATGTTTGCCagtatgaaaaagaaaaagaagtcaAAGAAGTCTTCTGGTGATACTGAAGGTGAAAAAGACGAGGAAGTTATCAATGATAATGGTGAATTAGACTTTTCatcgatgaagaagaagaagaaaaagaaaaaaaccaCTGATTTGTCCGCCTTcgaaaaggaattggaagCTTCTTCTACTGGAGATGGTGTCGATGCCAGTAAGCAAACTTTTGACTCTGAAAACATGGGCGAACATGCTTGGTTGAAGAGTGACCGTGATTACTATTATCCTGAGTTGTTGAACAGATTCTTCAATCTCCTTCGTACCAATAACCCTGAGCTTGCTGGTGAAAAGCGTAAATACACTATCGTGCCTCCTTCCGTTCATCGTGAAGGTAAAAAGACTATTTTCGCAAACATTAATGATATCGCTAAGCGCATGCATCGTTCTTTAGATCATGTGATTCAATTCTTGTTTGCGGAATTAGGTACCAGTGGTAGTATTGATGGTTCTTCTCGTTTAATCATTAAAGGTCGtttccaacaaaagcaGATGGAAAACGTTCTTCGTCGTTATATTGTTGAATATGTAACTTGCAAGACCTGTAAATCTCCAGATACTATTCttacaaaggaaaacagaattttctttatgacTTGCGAAGCTTGTGGATCTGTTCGTTCAGTGCAAGCCATTAAGACAGGTTACCAAGCCcaaattggaagaagaaagcacGTTGGTTAG
- the tom70 gene encoding mitochondrial TOM complex TPR repeat subunit Tom70, giving the protein MSGIPKPGSGSPAASAGLWHSVSTFVRRHRGAAYAIGAVAVFATAGGIYHVKQQKTARKGISSRKSEKQTSEKQKTEEEPESGKTEGDEQEDERVEDSSKGSDVTAGSAAAAAAAAKKKKKNKKKLKNKKSGDSTAEKIATEESVKSMSKEERAKLATELKTLGNKAYGQKEYPNAIDFYSQAITCSHDPIFFSNRAACYSAIGDFEQVVKDTTEALKLDPTYVKALNRRSSAYEQLEKLDDALMDSTVSCVFDGFANESMTATVERLLKKVAEKKAVALMAGRPPKLPAASFIQTYLDSFRPQSKPDFNEEYEGDRILSSAYDALDNGDYQLAYDQAKKAATVACSSAPISARAYNLIGTFKFVSGDSKGSMEEFNEAINLDSSFIQPYVRLSAAYLDENDHDSMWNIMQKAESVNDKDSDLYYHRAQVHFVSGEFAEAIADYNKSIALDDSFIYSYIQLGVAQYKIQALNQSMKTFEDCKKKFPGCSEVYNYFGEILLDQQKFAEAVENFDRAISIEKRERLTIMSAMPLINKALAVFQWKKDIKQAESLCRQALSADPDCDIAIASMAQFLLQQGKAQEALSYFEQSAQLARTEAEMVNAFSYAEATRTQIALTEKYPQLVGRLSQSM; this is encoded by the coding sequence ATGTCTGGTATACCCAAACCTGGAAGTGGCTCGCCGGCCGCATCTGCTGGTTTATGGCATTCGGTTTCGACATTTGTACGAAGACATAGAGGTGCCGCATATGCCATCGGTGCTGTTGCAGTTTTTGCAACAGCCGGAGGAATTTACCATGTGAAGCAGCAAAAGACTGCCAGAAAAGGAATTAGTTCCAGAAAAtctgaaaagcaaacatctgaaaagcaaaagacCGAAGAGGAGCCTGAATCTGGTAAAACAGAGGGTGACGAACAGGAAGATGAAAGAGTTGAAGACTCTAGCAAAGGCTCCGATGTAACAGCAGGAtctgctgctgctgctgccgCCGCTGctaagaagaagaagaaaaacaagaagaagcttaaaaataaaaagtccGGTGACTCGACTGCCGAGAAAATTGCTACTGAAGAATCTGTGAAGTCTATGTCAAAGGAGGAACGTGCAAAGCTTGCCACTGAACTCAAGACTCTTGGAAATAAGGCTTATGgacaaaaggaatatcCCAATGCTATTGACTTTTATTCCCAAGCCATCACTTGTTCTCATGACCCTATCTTCTTTTCGAACCGTGCTGCTTGTTATTCTGCCATCGGAGATTTCGAACAAGTTGTTAAGGATACCACCGAAGCTCTCAAACTCGATCCTACATATGTCAAAGCTTTAAATCGTCGCTCTTCTGCTTATGAGCAACTCGAGAAGCTGGACGATGCTTTGATGGACAGTACTGTTTCTTGTGTTTTCGATGGTTTTGCAAACGAAAGCATGACCGCTACCGTTGAACGTTTGTTGAAGAAGGTTGCTGAAAAGAAGGCTGTTGCTCTCATGGCTGGACGTCCTCCCAAACTTCCTGCTGCTAGTTTCATTCAAACTTACTTGGACTCTTTTCGCCCTCAATCTAAGCCCGACTTTAATGAAGAGTATGAAGGCGATCGTATTCTCAGCTCTGCTTACGACGCCCTCGATAACGGCGACTATCAGCTTGCTTACGATCAAGCCAAAAAGGCTGCCACCGTCGCTTGCTCCAGTGCACCTATCAGTGCCCGTGCTTACAACTTGATCGGTACCTTTAAATTTGTTTCTGGTGATTCTAAAGGATCTATGGAAGAATTTAATGAAGCCATCAATCTCGACTCTTCTTTCATTCAACCTTATGTTCGTCTTTCTGCTGCCTATCTTGACGAAAACGACCATGATAGCATGTGGAACATTATGCAGAAGGCTGAATCTGTTAATGATAAGGATTCCGATCTTTACTATCATCGTGCTCAGGTTCACTTTGTTTCTGGCGAATTTGCTGAAGCTATTGCTGATTACAATAAATCAATTGCTTTGGACGATTCGTTCATTTATAGTTACATTCAGCTCGGTGTTGCCCAGTACAAGATTCAAGCCTTGAACCAGTCCATGAAGACCTTTGAGGACtgcaagaagaaattccCTGGCTGCAGTGAAGTATATAACTACTTTGGTGAGATTCTTTTGGATCAACAAAAGTTCGCCGAAGCAgttgaaaactttgatCGTGCTATCTCCATTGAGAAGAGAGAACGTTTGACAATTATGAGTGCTATGCCCTTAATTAACAAAGCTCTCGCTGTGTTTCAATGGAAGAAGGATATTAAACAAGCTGAAAGCTTGTGTCGTCAAGCCTTGTCTGCTGATCCTGACTGCGATATTGCAATTGCCAGTATGGCTCAATTTTTGTTGCAACAAGGCAAGGCTCAAGAGGCCCTTTCTTACTTTGAGCAATCGGCCCAGCTTGCTCGTACTGAAGCTGAAATGGTGAATGCCTTCTCTTATGCTGAAGCAACTCGCACACAAATTGCATTGACAGAAAAATATCCTCAATTGGTAGGCCGTTTAAGTCAGTCTATGTAA
- the meu26 gene encoding DUF4451 family conserved fungal protein translates to MKQYQVDKDRQMTYNDIEKLIYFNNNFLSELPEPNTVFNNSLCFENHKNSNTFPFGNPSDYYSLHNPAWVSHTGLPTEVGGIEDAHDSHSPLQDVREYLKDHFHDGLETEVGRRSSNLSNHSTPQQHIYSETPMDRALQSNNSICNILPNTFPNPKIAMESHIGYRQHPSDTPVAKENRCFLLATLPEKTATDEPYLTNMKQRSACIRHYLPHTPIHPMFPSFYSELPKLALFPLPKHPFEEDVKYIKYCPIDDYYLPRYTRGQGKKKEGLCPICCLHKSFVWLRTKTSAYWYHMNFLHGIHSKGRPYHPPIEFRTIPVRKVKSIIGLPDRRQIVQGKCHQCNRWVRCQGTYLKKNLLSKICCTVEFFLLTNLFTLFGFIH, encoded by the coding sequence ATGAAACAGTATCAAGTTGATAAAGATCGCCAAATGACTTACAACGatatagaaaaattaatatACTTCAACAACAACTTTCTATCTGAATTGCCTGAACCAAACACTGTTTTTAACAACTCTTTATGCTTtgaaaatcataaaaattcaaacaCTTTTCCATTTGGAAACCCATCAGACTATTACTCTTTGCATAATCCTGCCTGGGTTAGTCATACTGGGCTTCCTACTGAGGTAGGCGGCATCGAGGATGCTCACGACTCCCACAGTCCTCTACAGGATGTTCGAgaatatttaaaagatCATTTTCACGACGGTTTGGAAACCGaagttggaagaagaagcagcaaCTTATCAAATCACAGTACCCCCCAACAACATATCTATTCTGAAACACCGATGGACAGAGCCCTTCAATCAAACAATTCCATCTGTAACATTCTACCGAATACGTTCCCGAATCCAAAAATCGCTATGGAAAGTCACATCGGATATCGTCAGCATCCCAGTGATACCCCGGTCGCCAAAGAAAATCGGTGCTTTCTACTAGCGACTCTTCCTGAAAAAACAGCTACTGATGAACCATATCTAACCAAtatgaaacaaagaagtGCCTGTATCCGCCATTATTTACCTCACACCCCAATCCACCCAATGTTTCCTTCGTTTTATTCTGAATTACCAAAGCTTGCTCTTTTTCCCCTACCCAAACATCCGTTCGAAGAAGATGTGAAGTATATCAAATATTGTCCCATTGACGATTATTACTTGCCCCGATATACTCGTGGCCAGggtaagaaaaaagaaggccTTTGCCCTATCTGTTGTTTACATAAAAGTTTCGTTTGGCTTCGAACGAAAACCAGCGCATACTGGTATCACATGAATTTTTTACATGGCATTCATAGTAAAGGCAGACCTTATCATCCGCCCATTGAGTTCCGCACAATTCCCGTTCGAAAGGTTAAGAGTATAATTGGGCTACCAGATAGACGTCAAATAGTACAGGGAAAATGTCATCAATGCAACCGTTGGGTTCGTTGCCAGGGTACGTAtctaaaaaagaacttgcTATCTAAAATTTGCTGCACAGTCGAGTTTTTTCTCTTAACTAAtctttttactttgtttggttttattCATTAG
- a CDS encoding conserved eukaryotic protein, HAPSTR1-like protein, stress response protein — MSGQENLLSHFKQTALSVTQLYQASTAESLRSQKAGYAQALKEIAELIECNGVSSDYILQYCKEKLAIYDPEFVADSSHQSFGGNGDSIHMDDVQQAPVNNPNLNFSALRTARSGRPVLDSDDDEAPHKRRVFDLNGSWTKRNRR, encoded by the coding sequence ATGTCTGGTCAAGAAAACTTATTATCTCATTTTAAACAAACCGCGCTAAGCGTTACGCAGCTGTATCAAGCATCCACCGCAGAGTCACTTCGTTCCCAAAAAGCTGGTTATGCACAGGCCTTGAAGGAAATCGCCGAACTAATCGAATGTAACGGTGTCTCTAGTGACTATATACTTCAATactgtaaagaaaaactggCCATATATGACCCCGAGTTCGTCGCAGACTCGTCTCACCAATCTTTTGGCGGGAATGGCGATTCTATTCACATGGATGATGTCCAGCAAGCTCCTGTAAACAATCCAAATCTTAACTTTTCTGCTTTACGCACAGCTCGTTCTGGTCGGCCCGTTCTGGATTcagatgatgatgaagctCCTCATAAACGAAGGGTTTTTGACTTGAACGGCTCATGGACAAAACGGAATCGACGGTAA
- the cpc2 gene encoding ribosome-associated signaling scaffold, which translates to MPEQLVLRATLEGHSGWVTSLSTAPENPDILLSGSRDKSIILWNLVRDDMNYGIAQRRLTGHSHFVSDCALSFDSHYALSASWDKTIRLWDLEKGECTHQFVGHNSDVLSVSISPDNRQVVSGSRDKTIKIWNIIGNCKYTITDGGHSDWVSCVRFSPNPDNLTFVSAGWDKAVKVWDLESFSLRTSHYGHTGYVSAVTISPDGSLCASGGRDGTLMLWDLNESTHLYSLEAKANINALVFSPNRYWLCAATGSSIRIFDLETQEKVDELTVDFVGVGKKSSEPECVSLTWSPDGQTLFSGWTDNVIRVWQVTK; encoded by the exons ATGCCAGAACAACTTGTGCTCCGTGCAACTCTCGAAGGTCACTCTGGATGGGTTACTTCCCTTTCCACTGCTCCTGAGAACCCtgatattcttctttccgGTTCTCGTGACAAGTCCATCATCTTG TGGAACTTGGTCCGTGATGATATGAACTATGGTATCGCCCAGAGACGCTTGACCGGCCACAGTCACTTTGTTTCCGACTGTGCTCTTTCCTTCGACAGTCACTATGCCTTGTCTGCCTCCTGGGATAAGACCATCCGTTTGTGGGATCTTGAAAAGGGTGAATGCACCCACCAATTCGTTGGTCACAACAGTGATGTCTTGTCCGTTTCCATCTCCCCTGACAACCGCCAGGTTGTTTCTGGTTCTCGTGACAAGACCATCAAGATCTGGAACATCATCGGTAACTGCAAGTACACCATCACCGACGGTGGTCACTCTGACTGGGTTTCTTGCGTTCGCTTCTCTCCTAACCCTGACAACCTCACCTTCGTCTCTGCTGGTTGGGACAAGGCCGTTAAG GTTTGGGACTTGGAGTCTTTCTCTCTCCGTACTTCTCACTACGGTCATACCGGCTACGTTTCTGCTGTCACTATCTCCCCTGATGGCTCTCTTTGCGCTTCCGGTGGTAGAGACGGTACCTTGATGCTCTGGGATCTTAACGAATCCACTCACCTCTACTCTTTGGAAGCTAAGGCTAACATTAATGCCCTTGTTTTCTCTCCCAACCGCTACTGGCTTTGCGCTGCTACTGGCTCTTCTATCCGTATCTTCGATTTGGAAACTCAAGAGAAGGTTGATGAGCTTACTGTCGACTTCGTCGGTGTCGGTAAGAAGAGCTCTGAGCCCGAGTGTGTTTCCCTTACCTGGTCCCCTGATGGCCAAACTTTGTTCTCTGGCTGGACCGACAATGTTATTCGTGTTTGGCAAGTTACcaagtaa